Genomic DNA from Halobaculum sp. MBLA0147:
CGTTAACCGGTGGCCCACCACACCGTCGGGCGTGCGAATCGTGTGTCACGGCGGTGCGGGCGGCGAACCGGAGGAACCGGAGCCCAGACAGGCAGTGTTGGACGAGGCGGCCGCGACGGGTGTCGCGGCCGACGACGTCGTCGACGCGGTCGTCGAGGCGGTCGCGGTGTTGGAGGCGTCCCCTCGGTTCAACGCCGGCTACGGCGGTGCGATCCAGTCGGACGGCGTCGTCCGGACGGACGCCGGGATCATGACCGACGATCGCGCGGCGGGAGCGGTCGCCTCGACACCCGGGATCGAACACGCCGCGGCGGCCGCGCGGGTGGTCATGGAGGAGACGCCACACGTCCTCGTGTCGGGCGAACACGCCGTCGAGTTGGCCGCCGAGTTCGGTGTCGAGACGGACGCCGAACTGCTCACCGAGGAGGCGCGGACGGAGTACGAGGACGCGGACCCACCGGAGGGGAGTCCACGCGACCACCTGGACTGGCTGGCGGACCGCTTCGGCGGTCACGACACGGTCGGCGCGGTCGCACACGACCCGACGACGGAGTCGTTCGCGGCGGCGACCTCCACGGGCGGGCGGACGTTCGCGCTCGCCGGGCGCGTGGGTGACGTGCCACAGATCGGCTCGGGGTTCTTCGCCGCGCCAGCGGGTGGT
This window encodes:
- a CDS encoding isoaspartyl peptidase/L-asparaginase yields the protein MRIVCHGGAGGEPEEPEPRQAVLDEAAATGVAADDVVDAVVEAVAVLEASPRFNAGYGGAIQSDGVVRTDAGIMTDDRAAGAVASTPGIEHAAAAARVVMEETPHVLVSGEHAVELAAEFGVETDAELLTEEARTEYEDADPPEGSPRDHLDWLADRFGGHDTVGAVAHDPTTESFAAATSTGGRTFALAGRVGDVPQIGSGFFAAPAGGASATGAGEDIAKATLSRRAVRHLEAGLDAQAAADRAIAEFGELTGSSAGVIVLDEAGAGSAYNSDGMQTSVAVE